One segment of Gordonia terrae DNA contains the following:
- the mnmA gene encoding tRNA 2-thiouridine(34) synthase MnmA, giving the protein MRVLAAMSGGVDSAVAAARAVEAGHEVVGVHLALSTAPGALRTGSRGCCSREDASDARRAADVLGIPFYVWDFADRFKDDVIDEFVEAYAAGRTPNPCLTCNEKIKFAALADKAVALGFDALATGHYAQLVDGELRRAVDADKDQSYVLAVLTRDQLSRAMFPIGDTPKSEIRAEAARRGLAVADKPDSHDICFIPSGDTRAFLGARIGVRPGAIVDASSGERLAEHDGVHGFTIGQRKGLGVEAPAADGKPRYVTEIDPDSGTVTVGTAADLQVWGITATRAVWTSGVTPDEPFDAMVQVRAHGGLAPVRATATMVDGEPGIEIALQEPLTGVARGQAAVLYLPDARRGDQVVGCGRIATTSSQPTVVPSP; this is encoded by the coding sequence ATGCGAGTACTGGCGGCGATGAGTGGCGGCGTCGACTCGGCGGTCGCCGCGGCACGAGCGGTCGAGGCCGGCCACGAGGTGGTCGGAGTTCACCTGGCATTGTCCACGGCGCCGGGTGCGTTGCGCACGGGCTCGCGCGGTTGCTGCTCGCGGGAGGATGCCTCCGACGCCCGCCGGGCGGCCGACGTCCTCGGAATCCCGTTCTACGTCTGGGATTTCGCCGACCGATTCAAAGACGACGTCATCGACGAATTCGTCGAGGCCTACGCGGCCGGACGCACGCCGAACCCCTGCCTGACGTGCAACGAGAAGATCAAGTTCGCCGCCCTCGCCGACAAGGCGGTCGCCCTGGGGTTCGACGCGCTGGCCACGGGCCACTACGCCCAGCTCGTCGACGGGGAGTTGCGGCGCGCGGTCGATGCCGACAAGGACCAGTCCTATGTGCTCGCCGTCCTGACGCGTGACCAGTTGTCGCGGGCGATGTTCCCTATCGGCGACACTCCGAAGTCCGAGATCCGGGCCGAGGCGGCCCGGCGCGGTCTGGCCGTCGCGGACAAGCCGGATTCCCACGACATCTGCTTCATCCCCAGCGGTGACACCCGCGCGTTCCTCGGTGCCCGCATCGGCGTCCGGCCGGGAGCGATTGTCGACGCGTCGTCGGGTGAGCGTCTCGCCGAGCACGACGGTGTCCACGGCTTCACCATCGGTCAGCGCAAGGGCCTCGGGGTCGAGGCACCGGCCGCCGACGGGAAGCCGCGCTATGTCACCGAGATCGATCCGGACTCCGGGACGGTGACGGTCGGGACGGCCGCCGATCTCCAGGTCTGGGGGATCACCGCCACCCGCGCGGTCTGGACGTCGGGGGTCACCCCCGACGAACCCTTCGACGCCATGGTGCAGGTCCGGGCCCACGGCGGACTCGCGCCCGTGCGGGCAACCGCGACCATGGTCGACGGCGAGCCCGGAATCGAGATCGCGCTGCAGGAGCCGCTCACCGGCGTCGCCCGCGGTCAGGCCGCGGTGCTGTATCTGCCCGATGCCCGACGCGGCGACCAGGTCGTCGGGTGCGGGCGGATCGCCACCACCTCGTCGCAGCCGACTGTCGTACCGTCTCCGTGA
- a CDS encoding alpha/beta-hydrolase family protein codes for MTSHRDPRRLRDSTFGSWPHPTVSVAVMLGHLAALYPGTLPRDTTTTAVLTTVFSALGACTGMVLARRSKRRPDDQARRIVFGSCLVILGCAVGMAVWWQNLIRSAVDVAPAGVGWFAAATLPAAVVVVAIVAVPRTAAVVAAGGLALTAGLLAPADAGADEQRLPVSSSAQHDPETLLRGELRVGEFDAAAADLTRRWTASGGLSARAVVVAVPTGSGWVDSAAVDGFDSRFAGDVRILALPYDRVPSWQAFVSDRSGSAESAIAMVSALATVLDGVPAHERPRVILHGQSLGAVGADAARVWLENEHSSLLAETVLVAPPAGTVTPISRTPRTVLANSSDPVVRWSLTELWRPHRATDDTHVRGPRVPDAPWLPVISFVQTSVDLLGALDGAAGVGHRYGSEQAGPPHPLRN; via the coding sequence ATGACGTCGCATCGAGACCCGCGGCGGTTGCGCGACAGCACATTCGGGTCGTGGCCGCACCCGACCGTCAGTGTCGCGGTGATGCTCGGCCACCTCGCCGCGCTCTACCCGGGCACCCTGCCACGCGATACGACGACCACCGCGGTCCTGACCACTGTGTTCAGCGCGCTGGGGGCGTGCACCGGGATGGTCCTCGCACGGCGCAGCAAGCGCAGGCCGGATGACCAGGCGCGGCGCATCGTGTTCGGCTCTTGCCTGGTGATCCTCGGATGCGCGGTCGGCATGGCGGTCTGGTGGCAGAACCTCATCCGGTCCGCGGTCGACGTCGCACCCGCGGGTGTGGGGTGGTTCGCCGCGGCGACACTGCCGGCCGCCGTGGTCGTGGTGGCGATCGTGGCTGTCCCGCGGACCGCCGCGGTGGTCGCCGCCGGAGGCCTCGCACTCACGGCCGGACTGCTGGCACCCGCCGATGCCGGCGCCGACGAACAGCGGTTGCCGGTCTCGTCGTCGGCGCAGCACGACCCGGAAACGCTACTGCGGGGCGAGCTGAGGGTCGGTGAGTTCGACGCGGCCGCAGCCGATCTCACGCGCAGGTGGACCGCGTCGGGAGGACTCTCGGCGCGTGCGGTCGTGGTTGCGGTGCCGACCGGGTCGGGCTGGGTCGATTCCGCGGCCGTCGACGGATTCGACAGTCGTTTCGCCGGCGACGTCCGGATCCTCGCCCTCCCCTACGACCGGGTTCCGTCGTGGCAGGCCTTCGTGTCCGACCGGTCCGGATCCGCGGAGTCGGCGATCGCCATGGTGTCGGCGCTGGCGACCGTGCTCGACGGTGTCCCCGCGCACGAACGTCCGCGAGTGATTCTCCACGGGCAGAGCCTCGGAGCCGTGGGTGCCGACGCCGCGCGGGTGTGGCTGGAGAACGAGCACTCGTCGTTGCTGGCCGAGACCGTGCTGGTCGCCCCGCCGGCGGGAACCGTCACCCCGATCTCCCGCACCCCGCGAACGGTTCTCGCCAATTCCAGCGATCCCGTGGTGCGCTGGTCGCTCACCGAACTGTGGCGTCCGCACCGAGCGACCGACGACACCCATGTCCGTGGTCCGCGGGTACCCGACGCGCCGTGGTTGCCCGTGATCAGCTTCGTACAGACCAGCGTCGACCTGCTCGGCGCGCTCGACGGGGCGGCCGGCGTCGGTCATCGGTATGGATCGGAGCAGGCCGGACCGCCACACCCGTTGCGGAACTGA
- the ligA gene encoding NAD-dependent DNA ligase LigA — MADTTESGQPVTEQSGPEGDLREEWTALAEEIREHQFRYYVKDAPVITDGEFDLLLRRLQALEEAHPELAIADSPTKLVGGGFSTAFSPADHLERMMSLDNVFDHDEMRTWVDRVVADAGTRVDFLCELKIDGVALALVYRNGVLERGVTRGDGRTGEDVSLNARTIDDIPMRLAESAEYPIPEVLEVRGEVFFRVEDFEALNASLVAEGKAPFANPRNSAAGSLRQKNPQITARRRLRMICHGIGHTEGWRPESLHDAYLALGAWGLPVSTHTTKVSGADEILDKITYWGEHRHDVEHEIDGIVVKADDVTVQRRLGSTSRAPRWAIAYKYPPEEATTKLSDIQVNVGRTGRVTPFAVLEPVLVAGSTVSRATLHNGSEVKRKGVLIGDTVTIRKAGDVIPEVLGPVVDLRDGSEVEFEMPEKCPACGTPLRPEKESDADLRCPNQESCPAQLRERLFHLAGRGSFDIEALGYEAASALLSAGVLTNEGDLFSLTADDLVRTDLFTTKAGALSANGKRLLANLDKAKDVALWRVLVGLSIRHVGPTAARALATEFGSLEAIEAADIERLAAVEGLGMTLAQSIHDWFTVDWHRDIVEKWRAAGVSMEDERDESIVRTLEGKTIVVTGSLVDFSRDGAKEAILQRGGKASGSVSKKTDYVVVGDSPGTKADKAEQLGVPVLDEDAFKRLLETGEAE, encoded by the coding sequence GTGGCAGATACAACGGAGTCGGGTCAGCCGGTCACCGAGCAGTCGGGGCCGGAGGGAGACCTTCGCGAGGAGTGGACGGCTCTCGCCGAGGAGATCCGCGAGCACCAGTTCCGCTACTACGTGAAGGACGCGCCGGTCATCACCGACGGCGAGTTCGATCTCCTCCTTCGGCGTCTGCAGGCACTCGAGGAAGCGCATCCGGAACTCGCGATCGCGGACTCACCCACCAAGCTCGTCGGTGGTGGATTCTCCACGGCATTCTCCCCGGCGGACCATCTCGAGCGAATGATGTCGCTGGACAACGTCTTCGACCACGACGAGATGCGCACCTGGGTCGACCGCGTGGTCGCCGACGCCGGCACCCGGGTGGACTTCCTCTGCGAACTCAAGATCGACGGGGTGGCCCTCGCGCTGGTGTACCGGAACGGGGTCCTGGAACGGGGCGTCACCCGCGGCGACGGCCGCACCGGTGAGGACGTGTCGCTGAACGCACGCACGATCGACGACATCCCGATGCGCCTGGCCGAGTCCGCGGAGTACCCGATTCCCGAGGTCCTCGAGGTGCGCGGCGAGGTCTTCTTCCGGGTGGAGGACTTCGAGGCGCTGAACGCCTCCCTCGTGGCGGAGGGCAAGGCGCCCTTCGCGAACCCGCGCAACTCGGCCGCCGGCTCGCTGCGCCAGAAGAACCCGCAGATCACCGCCCGCCGCAGGCTGCGGATGATCTGCCACGGCATCGGGCATACCGAGGGCTGGCGGCCGGAGTCCCTGCACGATGCCTACCTGGCGCTCGGCGCCTGGGGTCTACCGGTGTCGACGCACACCACCAAGGTGTCCGGTGCCGACGAGATCCTCGACAAGATCACCTACTGGGGCGAACACCGTCACGACGTCGAGCACGAGATCGACGGCATCGTGGTCAAAGCCGACGACGTCACCGTGCAACGACGCCTCGGGTCCACATCGCGTGCGCCGCGGTGGGCCATTGCCTACAAGTACCCGCCCGAGGAAGCCACCACCAAGCTCTCCGACATCCAGGTCAACGTCGGACGGACCGGCCGCGTCACCCCCTTCGCGGTCCTCGAGCCGGTCCTCGTCGCCGGTTCGACGGTGTCCCGTGCGACCTTGCACAACGGATCGGAGGTCAAGCGCAAGGGCGTGCTGATCGGCGACACCGTGACCATCCGCAAGGCGGGCGACGTGATTCCCGAGGTCCTCGGACCCGTCGTCGACCTCCGTGACGGCAGCGAAGTCGAGTTCGAGATGCCGGAGAAATGCCCGGCATGCGGCACACCGCTGCGGCCGGAGAAGGAGAGCGACGCCGACCTTCGCTGCCCGAATCAGGAGAGTTGCCCGGCTCAGTTGCGCGAGCGGCTCTTTCATCTCGCCGGCCGCGGTTCCTTCGACATCGAGGCGCTCGGCTACGAGGCTGCGTCGGCCCTGCTGTCGGCGGGGGTCCTCACCAACGAGGGCGACCTGTTCTCGCTGACCGCCGACGATCTGGTCCGCACCGACCTGTTCACCACCAAGGCGGGTGCGCTGTCGGCCAACGGCAAGAGACTGCTGGCGAACCTCGACAAGGCCAAGGACGTGGCGCTGTGGCGCGTGCTGGTCGGGCTGTCCATCCGCCACGTCGGGCCCACCGCCGCCCGCGCCCTGGCCACCGAGTTCGGTTCGCTCGAGGCGATCGAGGCCGCCGACATCGAACGACTCGCCGCGGTCGAAGGGCTGGGGATGACCCTGGCCCAGTCCATCCATGACTGGTTCACCGTCGACTGGCACCGGGACATCGTCGAGAAGTGGCGGGCTGCAGGCGTTTCCATGGAGGACGAACGGGATGAGTCGATCGTCCGAACGCTGGAGGGCAAGACGATCGTGGTGACGGGCTCGCTGGTGGACTTCTCCCGTGACGGGGCCAAGGAGGCGATCCTGCAGCGCGGTGGCAAGGCGTCGGGTTCGGTGTCGAAGAAGACCGACTACGTGGTGGTGGGGGATTCGCCGGGGACCAAGGCCGACAAGGCCGAACAGCTCGGCGTGCCGGTGCTCGACGAGGACGCCTTCAAGCGGCTGTTGGAGACCGGCGAAGCGGAGTGA
- a CDS encoding sensor histidine kinase, giving the protein MFGYRKKLRAVGASSLEWASTAPVAQDPAVRHYFSSRLNWFFLFVALVMYSVAWPTLPITHSMPVFVLPVVAAFAALPIALAWSAPLLGWAISVVSAQLIGIVVPVRDTWELTIQVTHLIELLVLTFMAFLKCPLRWIPVVWVSTSIVIAFAVQPTARVGWVFGISVLAVVVALLRGLMASRRQLAVRTEQTEAAEAEAAVLQERARIARDLHDVVAHRMSMVVVMSQTARYRLPDVSPSAAAEFDAIADAARTSLDEVRQLLGVLRVEDAAASAAPNPGLAELDSLVAETRRAGAEVVLELDVDTGDVGESAALVIYRIVQESLANATRHAPGGRVDVEVTRGEGDLVDVAVVNTVATADPLQIGGSGVGIPGMIDRAQAVGGSLVAAPTPTGGFAVRARIPAAPRREVVVPEPIVTSSGTGEPQPRRR; this is encoded by the coding sequence ATGTTCGGATACCGCAAGAAGCTCCGCGCGGTGGGGGCGTCCTCACTGGAATGGGCGTCGACCGCACCGGTTGCCCAGGACCCCGCGGTGCGGCACTACTTCTCGTCGCGACTCAACTGGTTCTTCCTGTTCGTGGCGCTCGTCATGTACTCGGTCGCCTGGCCGACTCTGCCCATCACGCACTCCATGCCGGTGTTCGTGCTCCCCGTGGTCGCGGCCTTCGCGGCTCTGCCGATCGCCCTTGCGTGGTCGGCCCCGCTGCTGGGGTGGGCGATCTCGGTGGTCTCCGCCCAGCTCATCGGGATCGTCGTCCCGGTACGGGACACGTGGGAGCTGACCATCCAGGTGACCCACCTCATCGAGCTGCTGGTCCTCACCTTCATGGCCTTCCTCAAGTGCCCGCTGCGATGGATTCCGGTGGTCTGGGTCTCGACCTCGATCGTCATCGCCTTCGCCGTGCAGCCGACGGCGCGGGTCGGGTGGGTCTTCGGAATTTCCGTGCTCGCGGTGGTGGTCGCGTTGTTGCGGGGCCTGATGGCCTCGCGCCGGCAGCTGGCTGTTCGCACCGAGCAGACCGAGGCCGCCGAAGCCGAGGCGGCCGTGCTCCAGGAGCGGGCGCGCATCGCCCGCGACCTGCACGACGTGGTCGCTCACCGGATGTCGATGGTGGTGGTGATGTCACAGACCGCGAGATATCGCCTGCCGGATGTGAGTCCCTCGGCCGCAGCGGAATTCGACGCGATCGCCGATGCGGCCCGGACGTCCCTCGATGAGGTCCGGCAGTTGCTCGGGGTCCTCCGCGTCGAGGATGCGGCCGCTTCGGCGGCGCCCAATCCCGGCCTGGCCGAACTCGATTCGCTGGTCGCCGAGACACGCCGCGCCGGCGCCGAGGTCGTGCTGGAGCTGGACGTCGACACCGGTGACGTCGGCGAATCGGCTGCGCTGGTGATCTATCGGATCGTGCAGGAGTCGCTGGCCAATGCCACCCGGCACGCCCCCGGTGGGCGCGTGGACGTCGAGGTGACGCGCGGTGAGGGCGACCTCGTCGACGTCGCCGTGGTCAACACGGTCGCGACCGCCGATCCGTTGCAGATCGGGGGGAGCGGCGTGGGCATCCCCGGGATGATCGATCGCGCTCAGGCGGTGGGTGGTTCGCTGGTCGCCGCGCCCACACCGACCGGGGGCTTCGCCGTCCGCGCTCGAATCCCGGCGGCGCCGCGACGTGAGGTCGTCGTGCCCGAGCCGATCGTGACCTCCTCGGGTACCGGTGAGCCGCAGCCGCGACGACGGTAG
- a CDS encoding O-acetyl-ADP-ribose deacetylase: MTSITLVQGDITTQSVDAIVNAANSTLLGGGGVDGAIHRRGGPAILAECRELRAGPYRRGLPVGEAVATTAGDMDARWVIHTVGPVHSYDEDRSDLLVSCYRESVRVATELGATTIAFPAISTGVYGWPMDDGARRAVETVRAAVPDTSIEEVRFVLFDQRAYRAFESALG, encoded by the coding sequence ATGACGTCCATCACTCTGGTTCAGGGCGACATCACGACGCAGTCGGTCGACGCGATCGTCAACGCCGCCAATTCGACGTTGCTCGGCGGTGGTGGGGTCGACGGCGCGATCCACCGGCGCGGCGGCCCGGCGATTCTCGCCGAGTGTCGGGAGCTCCGCGCGGGTCCCTACCGCCGCGGCCTGCCGGTCGGCGAGGCGGTGGCCACCACCGCGGGCGACATGGATGCGCGCTGGGTCATCCACACCGTCGGTCCGGTCCACTCCTACGACGAGGACCGCTCCGACCTCCTCGTCTCCTGCTACCGCGAATCAGTACGTGTCGCAACCGAACTGGGTGCCACCACGATCGCCTTCCCGGCGATCTCGACCGGCGTGTACGGCTGGCCGATGGACGACGGGGCCCGCAGGGCGGTCGAGACGGTACGCGCCGCGGTGCCGGACACGTCGATCGAAGAGGTCCGGTTCGTCCTGTTCGATCAGCGCGCCTACCGCGCGTTCGAGTCCGCGTTGGGCTGA
- the gatC gene encoding Asp-tRNA(Asn)/Glu-tRNA(Gln) amidotransferase subunit GatC produces MAGEPKSISRDEVAHLARLSRLALSEDELDVYAEQLDSILTHVASVSEVAAHDVPGTAHPAELANVLRPDVVVPGLTTDAALSGAPAVEQDRFAVPQILGEEQ; encoded by the coding sequence GTGGCTGGCGAACCGAAGTCCATATCGCGGGACGAGGTCGCGCATCTGGCGCGACTGTCGCGACTGGCACTGAGCGAGGACGAACTCGATGTCTACGCCGAGCAGCTGGACTCGATCCTGACCCACGTCGCGTCGGTGTCGGAGGTGGCCGCCCACGATGTGCCCGGCACCGCCCACCCGGCCGAGCTCGCGAACGTGCTGCGTCCCGACGTCGTCGTTCCCGGCCTGACGACCGACGCCGCGCTGTCCGGTGCGCCCGCGGTCGAACAGGACCGGTTCGCCGTCCCGCAGATCCTGGGAGAAGAGCAGTGA
- a CDS encoding cysteine desulfurase family protein, with protein sequence MPVPSRPPVKAPVYLDHAASTQMLPEAVEAMTAVFAQPGNASSLHGSGRTARRRLEEAREAIAAVVGARPSEVVFTGGGTESDNLAIKGIFWSRRNADPRRRRIITSAVEHHAVLDPAQWLADEGDAELVLLPVDADGVVSPADLRAELEAHADETALISIMWANNEVGTIQPITEIAALGSEFGVPVHSDAIQAVGHLPVDFAASGLSALSLTAHKFGGPQGVGALLLGRDVGCVPLLHGGGHERDVRSGTQDVAGVSGMAAALSWCVENLDATTAHVRALRNRLTDVLLGVDGAVLNGADGAGRLPGNVHVSFAGCEGDSLLMLLDAKGVECSTGSACTAGVAQASHVLLAMGLDMADARSSLRFSLGHTTTDADIDAVAAVIDEVVDRARAAGLVSVPGGRIS encoded by the coding sequence ATGCCCGTGCCAAGCCGACCGCCCGTGAAGGCGCCTGTCTACCTCGACCACGCCGCTTCGACGCAGATGCTGCCCGAAGCCGTCGAGGCGATGACCGCCGTCTTCGCCCAGCCGGGTAACGCCTCGTCATTGCACGGGTCCGGCCGCACCGCGCGACGCCGGCTGGAGGAAGCGCGCGAGGCCATTGCCGCGGTCGTCGGCGCCCGGCCCTCCGAGGTCGTGTTCACCGGGGGCGGGACCGAGTCCGACAATCTGGCGATCAAGGGGATCTTCTGGTCCCGCCGGAACGCCGACCCGCGCCGTCGCCGGATCATCACCTCCGCCGTCGAGCACCACGCGGTTCTCGACCCCGCGCAATGGCTCGCCGACGAGGGCGACGCCGAACTCGTGCTGCTGCCCGTCGACGCCGACGGTGTGGTCTCGCCGGCCGACCTGCGCGCCGAGCTCGAGGCGCACGCCGACGAGACCGCCCTCATCTCGATCATGTGGGCCAACAACGAGGTCGGCACGATCCAGCCGATCACCGAGATCGCCGCGCTGGGGTCCGAGTTCGGGGTCCCGGTGCACTCCGACGCGATCCAGGCGGTCGGCCACCTGCCGGTCGATTTCGCCGCGAGCGGCCTGTCCGCACTCAGCCTGACCGCCCACAAGTTCGGCGGCCCGCAGGGCGTCGGAGCCCTGCTCCTCGGTCGCGACGTCGGATGCGTTCCGCTGCTGCACGGTGGCGGGCACGAACGTGACGTGCGGTCGGGAACCCAGGACGTCGCCGGCGTGTCCGGCATGGCTGCCGCTCTCTCGTGGTGCGTCGAGAACCTGGATGCGACCACCGCGCACGTCCGAGCGCTGCGGAACCGGTTGACCGACGTACTGCTCGGCGTCGACGGGGCGGTGCTCAACGGTGCCGATGGCGCCGGTCGTCTTCCCGGCAACGTGCACGTGTCGTTCGCCGGGTGCGAGGGTGACTCGCTGCTGATGCTCCTCGACGCCAAGGGTGTCGAGTGCTCGACCGGATCGGCCTGTACCGCCGGCGTCGCTCAGGCCAGCCATGTGCTGCTGGCGATGGGGCTCGACATGGCCGATGCCCGATCGTCGTTGCGTTTCTCCCTCGGCCACACCACCACCGACGCCGACATCGATGCGGTCGCCGCGGTCATCGACGAGGTCGTCGACCGGGCGCGGGCCGCGGGTCTGGTGTCCGTCCCCGGCGGAAGGATCTCCTGA
- the gatA gene encoding Asp-tRNA(Asn)/Glu-tRNA(Gln) amidotransferase subunit GatA: protein MSPDSSAPGSSAAAPRPAGDLTGLSAAELATKIGAREVSSVEVTQAHLDRIAEIDDQLGAFLHVSGAEALVAAKAADDAIAAGETPSALAGVPIALKDVFTTVDAPTTCGSRILEGWVPPYDATVTERLRAAGIPILGKTNMDEFAMGSSTENSAYQLTRNPWDPTKIPGGSGGGSAAALASYEAPLAIGTDTGGSIRQPAAVTATVGVKPTYGTVSRYGLVACASSLDQGGPCGRTVLDTAMLHEIIAGHDPRDSTSIDVPVPDVVSAAREGAERDLTGVRIGVVTELQGEGYQSGVLDSFHQAVKLLEERGAEVVEVSCPHFTYALGAYYLILPSEVSSNLARFDAMRYGLRVGDDGSHSADEVMALSREQGFGPEVKRRIMIGTYALSSGYYDAYYGQAQKVRTLISRDFATAFEKVDVLISPTTPTTAFPIGEKVDDPLAMYLFDLCTLPVNLAGIGSMSVPSGLSVDDGMPVGLQIMAPALADDRLYRVGASYEAARGPIV from the coding sequence GTGAGTCCCGATTCCAGCGCCCCCGGTTCCAGTGCCGCAGCGCCGCGTCCCGCGGGTGATCTGACCGGACTGTCCGCCGCCGAACTCGCCACCAAGATCGGTGCGCGCGAGGTCAGCTCGGTGGAGGTCACCCAGGCTCACCTCGATCGCATCGCCGAGATCGACGACCAACTCGGCGCGTTCCTGCACGTGAGCGGCGCCGAAGCGCTGGTTGCCGCCAAGGCTGCCGACGACGCGATCGCCGCCGGTGAGACCCCGTCGGCTCTCGCGGGCGTGCCCATCGCGCTCAAGGACGTCTTCACCACGGTCGACGCCCCCACGACGTGCGGCTCCAGGATTCTCGAGGGCTGGGTGCCGCCGTACGACGCCACGGTCACCGAACGCCTTCGTGCCGCGGGTATCCCGATCCTGGGCAAGACCAACATGGACGAGTTCGCCATGGGCAGCTCGACCGAGAACTCGGCGTATCAGCTGACCCGGAACCCGTGGGACCCCACCAAGATCCCGGGTGGCTCGGGCGGCGGCAGCGCAGCGGCGCTCGCGTCGTACGAGGCGCCCCTGGCGATTGGCACCGACACCGGTGGTTCGATCCGCCAGCCGGCCGCCGTCACCGCGACCGTCGGGGTCAAACCCACCTACGGCACGGTCTCGCGGTACGGACTCGTGGCATGCGCCTCGTCCCTGGACCAGGGCGGACCGTGTGGCCGCACCGTCCTGGACACCGCGATGCTGCACGAGATCATCGCCGGGCACGATCCGCGTGACTCCACCTCGATCGACGTGCCGGTGCCCGACGTGGTCTCGGCTGCCCGCGAGGGCGCCGAGCGGGATCTGACGGGCGTCCGGATCGGTGTGGTCACCGAACTGCAGGGCGAGGGCTACCAGTCGGGCGTGCTCGACTCGTTCCACCAGGCGGTCAAGCTCCTCGAGGAGCGCGGCGCCGAGGTGGTTGAGGTCAGCTGCCCGCACTTCACCTACGCGCTCGGCGCCTACTACCTGATCCTCCCGTCGGAGGTGTCGTCGAACCTGGCGCGCTTCGACGCGATGCGCTACGGATTGCGCGTCGGCGACGACGGCTCGCATTCGGCCGACGAGGTCATGGCGCTGTCCCGCGAACAGGGCTTCGGGCCAGAGGTCAAGCGCCGCATCATGATCGGCACCTATGCGTTGTCGTCGGGCTACTACGACGCCTACTACGGGCAGGCGCAGAAGGTCCGCACCCTGATCTCGCGCGACTTCGCCACCGCCTTCGAGAAGGTCGACGTGCTGATCTCGCCGACCACTCCGACCACCGCGTTTCCGATCGGGGAGAAGGTCGACGATCCGCTCGCGATGTACCTGTTCGACCTGTGCACGCTGCCGGTGAATCTCGCCGGCATCGGGTCGATGTCGGTGCCGTCGGGGCTGTCGGTCGACGACGGGATGCCGGTCGGGTTGCAGATCATGGCCCCCGCCCTCGCCGACGACCGGCTGTACCGCGTCGGCGCCTCCTACGAAGCGGCTCGCGGCCCGATCGTCTGA
- a CDS encoding MmcQ/YjbR family DNA-binding protein codes for MPHPIMFDDADPYLGRIREIALALPDATEVVAHGRPTFRCGKMFGNYGGGVKGSKVRHDQSILVLADDSERPALLDDPRFFLPAYLGPAGWVGLILDDDTDWDEVGELLDTSYRQIAPKRSVAKLGPL; via the coding sequence ATGCCGCACCCGATCATGTTCGACGACGCGGACCCGTATCTGGGCCGGATCCGCGAGATCGCGCTCGCGCTACCCGACGCCACCGAGGTCGTCGCGCATGGTCGGCCGACCTTCCGCTGCGGCAAGATGTTCGGCAATTACGGCGGTGGCGTGAAAGGCAGCAAGGTTCGCCACGACCAGTCGATCCTGGTCCTCGCCGACGACTCCGAACGGCCCGCCCTGCTGGACGATCCGCGGTTCTTCCTACCCGCCTATCTCGGCCCCGCAGGCTGGGTGGGTCTGATCCTCGACGACGACACAGACTGGGACGAGGTCGGCGAACTGCTCGACACCAGCTACCGCCAGATCGCACCCAAACGGTCGGTGGCCAAGCTCGGTCCGTTGTGA
- a CDS encoding amino acid-binding protein, with amino-acid sequence MSHVSYLLRVYLEDRPGSLGVLAVQLGSVGADILSLEVVERGNGYAVDDLVVEVAPGALPDSLITAAEKVNGVRVDSIRPYSGVLDTHRELELVDQVATAGRDRLQVLVDNAPRVLRVSWAMVITPASGGVLQLFGSSGAPETPLTRADWLPLERATELDANGDWVPGAWQDMDTRLAAAPLGSESKAILLGRIGGPDFRPSEVARLGYLAGIVSTVLRTES; translated from the coding sequence ATGTCGCACGTGTCCTACCTGTTGCGGGTCTATCTCGAAGACCGGCCGGGCAGCCTCGGCGTGCTCGCCGTGCAGCTCGGCTCGGTCGGTGCAGACATCCTGTCCCTCGAGGTCGTCGAGCGCGGCAACGGCTACGCGGTGGACGATCTCGTCGTCGAGGTGGCCCCCGGCGCCCTGCCCGACAGCCTGATCACCGCGGCCGAGAAGGTCAACGGTGTCCGCGTCGACTCGATCCGGCCCTACTCCGGGGTCCTGGACACCCATCGCGAACTCGAGCTGGTCGACCAGGTGGCCACGGCCGGTCGTGACCGGCTGCAGGTCCTCGTGGACAACGCACCCCGGGTGCTACGCGTCTCGTGGGCGATGGTCATCACCCCCGCGAGTGGCGGCGTGTTGCAGCTCTTCGGCTCGTCCGGGGCTCCGGAGACACCGTTGACCAGGGCCGACTGGCTTCCTCTCGAGAGGGCCACCGAGCTGGATGCCAACGGCGACTGGGTACCGGGTGCGTGGCAGGACATGGACACCCGCCTCGCCGCGGCGCCGCTGGGCTCGGAGTCGAAGGCGATTCTCCTCGGACGTATCGGCGGACCGGACTTCCGGCCGTCCGAGGTCGCGCGGCTCGGTTACCTCGCGGGGATCGTCAGCACCGTGTTGCGCACCGAGAGCTGA